A region from the Brassica napus cultivar Da-Ae chromosome C8, Da-Ae, whole genome shotgun sequence genome encodes:
- the LOC106416750 gene encoding uncharacterized protein LOC106416750: protein MHIYTTCGVWEFGATTGWVFSDDEKGARLLLLESSSTLEVFKRMVLEDFDMEEDSLPDLELSYLPTELINTSTCPPVIIANDRQFQNFVGFVQKCVSTRLCVTSKAKVENLNEPDFDLNKSPADSSTAQEEGNSVDRGNEPAPVFVERQCEKKKEKISRVEVDEDAYHADTMISAKEDIHKMSKFSVLNVVKKGQLFENKTLLKATFEICAMKHNFHYEVIKTDRQLWYVRCEDNACNWCVRAECLKDSAYFIIKKYVGEHTCAPSSKTKPGRTASAKTIGSLIMHRYEGVKEGPKCNDIIQIMLMDHGCEFTKSLAWDAREYAVNAVRGIPERSYGKIPKYLHMLREANPGTHSSYEIDSKERFRYLFIAFGQSIRGFNRVIRRVIVVDGTFLKNKYKGVLLVATVVDGKFNLYPLAFGVVDSENENSWEWFMRQLNIVIADDHHLAFISDRHAAIDKALETVYPTAKHGICIHHLLNNVVTYYHGKGLVGWVAKASKVYRVAEFEKIFANVCNISPAIGKYLRDAEVQKWARCQFSGYRYDIRTTNPAESINSALRSPREYPIIPLLDSIREMLTRWFYNRKKKISKHNHPLTIDVEKKIERRTEKGKRFAVYPVSDGRLLVRGDKIDCLVDLDRRTCSCGKYNLMKIPCRHAIKAGFHVGRQPHTLTDLFYTTEAWRESYHESINPIAVPEDAWSMPEDVVVVNVLPPESRKSVGRNRKRRYETVEDKIRSSQTSQKRQPRKRSRCGISGHNRATCWSVQVCKLWCLKVQYCLVSYAFEFEFEFEFEFV, encoded by the exons atgcatatctatacaACATGTGGTGTTTGGGAATTTGGAGCAACCACGGGATGGGTTTTTTCGGATGATGAGAAAGGGGCTAGGCTACTGTTATTGGAATCTAGTTCTACCTTAGAGGTTTTTAAAAGAATGGTTTTGGAGGattttgatatggaagaagatagcTTACCCGATTTGGAGTTGAGTTATCTACCTACTGAGTTGATCAATACATCAACTTGTCCacctgtgatcattgcaaatgATCGacagtttcaaaattttgttggttttgttCAAAAGTGTGTTTCTACTCGATTGTGTGTAACATCTAAAGCCAAAGTTGAGAATCTGAATGAACCAGACTTTGATCTTAACAAGTCGCCAGCTGATTCAAGTACTGCTCAAGAGGAGGGAAACTCGGTTGATAGGGGGAACGAACCAGCTCCTGTGTTTGTTGAGAGGCAGTgcgagaaaaagaaagaaaagattagcAGAGTCGAAGTTGATGAGGATGCCTATCATGCTGATACCATGATCTCGGCCAAAGAGGACATACATAAGATGTCAAAGTTTTCTGTGCTCAATGTTGTTAAGAAGGGACAATTGTTTGAGAACAAAACTTTGCTGAAGGCGACTTTCGAGATATGTGCAATGAAGCATAACTTTCACTACGAGGTTATCAAAACGGATAGACAGCTTTGGTATGTTAGATGTGAGGATAATGCATGCAATTGGTGTGTTCGAGCAGAGTGTTTGAAGGATTCTGCATATTTCATTATCAAAAAGTATGTCGGTGAACATACATGCGCACCTTCAAGCAAAACCAAACCGGGTAGGACTGCTTCGGCCAAAACTATAGGTAGTCTGATTATGCATAGGTATGAAGGGGTTAAGGAAGGGCCGAAATGCAATGATATAATACAGATTATGCTTATGGATCATGGCTGTGAGTTCACGAAATCTTTAGCATGGGATGCTCGTGAATATGCAGTTAATGCTGTTAGAGGTATACCAGAAAGAAGTTATGGAAAAATACCGAAATACTTGCACATGCTGAGAGAGGCTAATCCGGGTACACATTCATCATATGAGATTGACAGCAAAGAGAGATTTCGGTACCTGTTTATTGCATTTGGGCAATCGATACGAGGATTTAACAGAGTCATAAGGAGGGTTATTGTGGTTGATGGCACTTTTCTGAAGAACAAATACAAAGGAGTTTTATTGGTTGCAACTGTCGTAGACGGAAAATTTAATTTGTATCCTCTTGCATTCGGAGTAGTCGACTCAGAGAATGAAaattcttgggaatggtttatgaGACAACTAAATATTGTCATTGCTGATGATCATCATTTGGCTTTCATTTCGGACAGACATGCGGCCATTGATAAGGCGCTTGAGACTGTGTATCCAACAGCTAAACATGGTATTTGCATTCAtcatttgttgaataatgtgGTAACATATTACCATGGGAAAGGACTTGTTGGGTGGGTTGCAAAGGCGTCCAAGGTTTATAGAGTTGCTGAGTTTGAAAAGATATTTGCTAATGTGTGTAATATCAGTCCGGCAATTGGAAAATACCTAAGGGATGCTGAAGTCCAAAAGTGGGCAAGATGTCAATTCTCTGGATATAGATATGACATAAGGACAACAAACCCTGCCGAATCCATCAACTCTGCTTTGCGTTCGCCGAGAGAGTATCCAATCATTCCCTTGTTGGACAGTATCAGGGAAATGCTGACTCGGTGGTTTTATAACCGTAAGAAAAAGATTTCAAAGCATAATCATCCTCTTACCATAGATGTGGAGAAAAAGATTGAAAGGAGAACCGAGAAAGGGAAAAGATTTGCAGTTTACCCTGTCAGCGATGGTCGATTGCTTGTTAGAGGTGATAAAATCGACTGCTTAGTTGATTTGGATAGACGTACTTGCTCATGTGGGAAGTACAACCTGATGAAGATACCTTGTCGGCACGCAATTAAAGCTGGTTTTCATGTTGGCAGACAGCCACACACATTGACTGATTTATTTTACACTACAGAAGCTTGGCGAGAATCTTATCATGAAAGCATCAATCCTATTGCTGTTCCTGAGGATGCTTGGTCCATGCCAGAAGATGTTGTCGTGGTCAATGTGCTACCACCAGAGTCAAGAAAATCAGTTGGAAGGAATAGAAAACGCAGATATGAAACTGTTGAAGATAAAATTCGGTCATCGCAAACATCACAAAAGAGGCAGCCTCGCAAGCGTAGTAGATGTGGTATTAGTGGGCACAACAGAGCAACTT GTTGGTCTGTTCAAGTATGCAAGTTGTGGTGTTTGAAAGTGCAGTATTGCCTTGTCTC CTATgcttttgagtttgagtttgaatttgagtttgagtttgtttGA